The Mesorhizobium sp. B2-8-5 genome segment TCGCCCTGCAAGAGCACGATCGACACGGCGGCGGCGGTGCTCAACCGCTCCTTCAGCCAATTGACCCGATAGCTGGCGATCCAGGGCAGGAAGATCAGGATTTCAGCCAAAAGCACGAAGGCGATGGTGAGGAAGAGGAGCTTGGTCGACAGGCCGCGCGACAGCGGCACCCGGCGCGTCGAATTCGCCGCCGGCCTTGCCTTCTCGTTCGTGGGCAGAGTTTCACTCGTCATTGACGCGCATTCACAAAGGCTTGATCGGCCAAGATTATGCGATTTGCGGCTTTTTTGCCAATTTCAACCTTGGTCCAGCAAAAATGCCTCGGAGGCACCCCGGATTGACTTCCCAAAACCTTCTTCCTATAAGCCCGCTCACGCTCGGGCCATTCGTCCCGGCGCGGTTTCGATCGCGCCTAAGCCGGCCCGGCAAAGCTCCTGTTACAGAGTGACAGAATCAAGAAGGGCCGCACCCCGCGGTATTAAAACAAATGAAGCGTACCTACCAACCGTCCAAGCTCGTCCGTAAGCGCCGGCATGGTTTCCGTGCCCGCATGGCCACCAAGGGTGGCCGTGGCGTCGTTGCCGCCCGCCGCAATCGCGGCCGCAAGCGGCTCAGCGCCTGAACGAAAGACGAGATCGTTGCCCGCAACCGGCAAGCCAAAGGGGAAAACCCCCGGGCGGCTTCTGAAACGCGCGGAATTCCTGGCTGTGCGCGGCGGCGAGAAACGCCGCGGGCGGCTTTTTCTCGTTGAAGTTCTCGACCGCGGCGATGACCTTGCGCCGCGCGTCGGCTACACCGTCACCAAGAAGGTCGGCAACGCCGTGGTGCGCAACCGCGTCCGGCGGCGACTGAGGGAAGCCGTGCGCGTCCATGCCGCCGATGACATGGCGCCCGGCAATGATTATGTCATCGTCGGGCGTGAAGACGTGCTTGCCATCCCGTTCGGCCAGTTGAAGGCCGAGCTTTCCCGCCGGCTGCGCGGAACACGATAGGCCAAAGGCTTTCGATGGAAAACAACCGCAATTTCTTCATCACCATCGCGCTGTCGGTGCTGATCCTGACCCTCTGGCAGGTGTTCTACATGAACCCTCGCATGGAGCAGCAGCGCGAGCAGACCCGCGTCGAGCAACAGCGCGTCGAGGCGCAGAAGAAGGAAGCGGGCGGCGGCGCCAACTCCGGCGCGGCCGGAACGCCGGCTCCCACCGCTGGCGCGATCCCCAACGCGCCCGGCGGCGATACGGTGACGGCGGCCAGCCGCGACCAGGCTGTTGCCGCGACCAAGCGCGTCAAGATCGACACGCCCAGCCTCGAGGGTTCGATCAACCTGACAGGCGCGCGCCTCGACGACCTGAAGCTCAAGCACTACACCGAGACGGTCGACAAAAACTCGCCCGAGATCCAGCTTCTCAACCCGCAGGCGCTGCCCACCGGCTATTTCGCCGAGATCGGTTTCGTCGGCACCGACAAGACAGGCGCGGTGCCTAGCTCGGACACGGTGTGGAGCGTCGAAGGCAATCCGACGCTGACCCCGTCGACGCCGGTGACGCTCACCTACACCAACGACAAGGGCCTGACCTTCAAGCGCACCATCTCGGTCGACGACAACTACATGTTCACCGTTTCCGACACGGTGCAGAATTCGGGAAGCGCAGCCGTCAGCCTGTTCAACTACGGCCGCGTCACGCGCTACGACAAGCCGGCCGTGGCCAGCACCTATGTGCTGCATGAAGGCCTGATCGGCGTCACCGGCACCGAAGGGCTGACGGAATACAAATACGCGGCCATCGAAAAGGACAAGGAAGTCAAGCCGGGCAAGTCGACAGACGGCTGGCTCGGCATCACCGACAAATACTGGGCCGTCACCCTGGTGCCCACCGAAAAGCAGCCCTTCCAGCCGCGCTATGGCTACTTCGAGGACGGGCGCCACCGCTATCAATCCGACTTCCTCACCGATGCGATCAATGTCGGTGCCGGCCAGTCCGCAACTGTCGAGACGGAGATTTTCGCCGGCGCCAAGGAAGTCGCCAAGATCAATGCTTATGAGGCTGACCGTCATATTCGCCAGTTCAACTTGTTGATCGACTGGGGCTGGTTCTACTTCATCACCAAGCCGATGTTCTGGCTGATCGACACGCTCTACAAATTCTTCGGCAATTTCGGCCTGGCGATCCTCGCCACCACCGTCGTCGTCAAGGCCATCTTCTTCCCGCTGGCGAACAAATCCTACGCCTCGATGGCGAACATGAAGAAGGTGCAGCCGAAGATGGTCGAGATCCGCGAGAAATACGCGGACGACAAGATGAAGCAGCAGCAGGCGATGATGGAGCTCTACAAGACCGAGAAGATCAATCCGCTCGCCGGCTGCTGGCCGGTGGCGCTGCAGATCCCGGTCTTCTTCTCGCTCTACAAGGTGCTCTACATCACCATCGAGATGCGGCACGCGCCGTTCTTCGGCTGGATCCACGACCTTGCGGCGCCCGATCCGACGTCGATCTTCAACCTGTTCGGCCTGCTGCCCTTCGCGGCGCCCGCCTTCCTGCCGCATATGGGCGCCTGGGCGGTGGTCATGGGCATCACCATGTTCCTGCAGATGCGCATGAACCCGGCGCCGCCGGACCCGACGCAGGCGGCGATCTTCACCTGGATGCCGGTGATCTTCACCTTCATGATGGGTTCGTTCCCGGCCGGCCTCGTCATCTACTGGGCCTGGAACAACACGCTGTCGATCCTGCAGCAGGGCGTGATCATGAAGCGCCAGGGCGCCAAGATCGAATTGTGGGACAATCTGGCGGCGCTGTTCCGCAAGAAACCATCGCCAGCGGAATAGAAGGCGCCACGGGTTACAGATCAAAACCCCGGCCTTGAACTGACCCCCGAAGGTTGTGTCCAACTTTCGGGGGTCAGTTCACTTGGTCGGGGTTTTTTGTTGGAGATGCCGACGGGACAGCGCCAACCTTCGCGATTGGCCGTGTCCCTCTTCCCGGTCGTCATTCCAGGGCGGAGCAAGGAGCGGAGCGACGCGCGCAGGCCCTGGAATCCATGCCGTTACGCTAAGGCGTTGCAACGGTTACAGAATTCTGCACCGTCACACTCTGCGGCAAAGGTCACGGAATGGATCCTCGGGTCAAGCCCGAGTATGACGACGTCGCGGAGGCCGGATGGCCGAGCTGGGCGGACGCCTCACTCCATGACCGCGCTGTGGTCGACCTTGGCCGGCGTGCCCGGCTTGCGCAGCAGAAGCACCAGCGGGATGGCGGCCAAAGACAGGATCATCATCAGCTTGAAGTCGTCAACATAGCTGATAATCGTCGCCTGCAGCGTCACCAGGCCGTCGAGCGCGGCGCGGCCGGCGGCGGTGTAGGGGCTCAGCGCCTGCGAGACCGCCGGATCGCTGAAGGCCGGGTTGTACGGCGTCACATAGGTGGCGATGTTGGCGTGGTTGATCTGCTGGTTCTGCGTCAGCAACGCCGTGACCACCGAGATGCCGACGCTGGAGCCGATGTTGCGCGACAGATTGTAGAGGCCGGTGCCCTCAGAGCGCCGCTCCGGCGCCAGCGTGGCGAAGGTGATGGTGGTGAGCGGCACGAACAGGAAGCCCAGGCCGGCGCCCTGGATGAAGCCGGTGCTGATGATCGTCCATTGCGAGACGTCCGGCGTCCATCCGGTCATGTCGTACATCGCCCAGGCGGTGATCGCGAGGCCGATGAACAGCAGCCAGCGTGTGTCGACCTTGCCGACCAGCCTGCCGACGATGAACATGCAGGCCATTGTGCCGAGGCCGCGCGGCCCCATGACGATGCCGGCCGTCACCACCGGATAGCCCATCAGCGTCTGCAGGTAAGGCGTCATCAGCGCCAGCGAGGCGAGATAGGTGATGCCGATGATGAAGATGAACACCATGCCGACGGCGAAGTTGCGGTCGAGGAACAGCCGCGGGTTCACGAAGGTGTCGCGCGCGGTGAAAGTGTGGACGATGAAGATGTAGAAGGCCGAGGCGCAAACCAGGGCTTCGACGATGATCTCGGCCGAGGAGAACCAGTTGAGCTGCTCGCCGCGGTCGAGGAACATCTGCAGCGAGGCGATGGCGATCGAGAGCATGCCGAAGCCCAGCCAGTCGAGCCTGGCCTTCAAGTCGAGCTTGGTTTCCTGGACGAACATCGAGACGCCGATAAAAGCCAGCGCGCCGATCGGCACGTTGATGTAGAAGACCCAGCGCCAGGAGACGTTCTCGGTCAGCCAGCCGCCGATGACCGGGCCAAGCACCGGACCGACCATGACCGAGACGCCGAACAGCGCCATGGCCGAGCCGCGCTCCTCAACGCTGTAGATGTCGAGCAGGATCGACTGCGACAGCGGCACGAGCGCCGCGCCGAACAGGCCCTGCAGCAGGCGAAAGCCGACGATCTGCGGCAGCGACTGGGCGAAACCGCACAGCACCGAGGCGACCACGAAGCCGGTGATCGCCACCAGAAGGATGCGCTTGCGGCCGAAGCGGTTGGCGAGATAGCCGGACGGCGGCGTCATCACGGCCGCGGCGACGATATACGAGGTGAGCACCCAGTTGATCTGGTCGGCGCTCGCCGAGACGCTGCCCTGGATATAGGGCAGCGCGACGTTGGCGATGGTGGTGTCCAGCGCCTGCATGATGACCGCAAGGATCACACAAGCGGTGATGGCGCCGCGATTGGCGACCACCGACGCGCCTGTCGCGGAAGCCGTTGTCATGACTTTGGTCCGGATTGCTTGAAGAGGTTGGTGATGAAGTCAGGCAGGCCGCGGGCGTGGCCGGTGTCGATGCTGACGACGGCGCTCATGCCGCCGCGCAGCGGCGGCTTGCCGTCCGGATCGTCGATCGTCACCCGCATCGGGATGCGCTGCACGACCTTGACCCAGTTGCCGCTGGTGTTCTGCGCCGGCAGCAGCGAGAAGCTGGACGAGGAAGCAGGGCTGATCGAGCCGACGGTGCCGTGCCAGACATCGCCCGGATAGCCATCGATGCTGATCGTCGCGGTCTGGCCGGGGCGTACATAGGTGAGCTCGGTTTCCTTGGGCTCGGCCGCGATCCAGATGTCGGTCGACGACACCAAGCTGAAGGCCGGCTGCGAGGCCGGCAGGTACTTGCCGACCTGCAGCGCGTCGACATTGGTGACGATGCCGTCGAACGGCGCCTTGACAACGGAATCGTTCAGGTTGCGCTGCGCGTCGTCCACCGCCGACTGGGCCTGCAGATAGAACGGGTTCTGCTCGACCGGCTGGCCGGCGTCGCCGCCGAGCTGGGCAAGCATCGCCTGCGCCTGCGCCTTGGCGACGGTCACCTTCTGGCGGGCCGCAACGAGATCGTGCTGGGCGCTGTCGAAGGTCGCCTTGGAGGCGGTCGAGGTCTTGAGCAGGTCCTGCTGACGCTGGAAGGCGGACTCGTAATAGGGAATGTCCGCTTGCGCCTGGTCGATCGACGCGAGCGACTGCTGGTAGCTCGCCTGCAGCGTCAGCACCTGGTTGCGCACGGTGCCGAGCTGCGCCTTGGCGCCCGCCAGCGCGGTTTCGAAGGAGGCAGGCCGCAGCCGGAACAGCACATCGCCCTTCTTCACCGCCTGGTTGTCGTGCACGTCGATCTCCTGCACGGTGCCGGAGACGTCGGTCGAGACGCCGAGCGATTGCGCCTGGATATAGGCGTTGTCGGTGGTCATGATCTGGCCGCCGATGACGTAGTAGTAGCCGCCGGCCACCAGCGCGACGGGCAGCAGCGCAAACAGGATCGGCCGCGTCAGGCTGCGGCGCGGCTTTACGGGAGCGGGCGGAGCCACCGTGACTGCTGCCGGCTTCGGCTGTGCCGAGGGAGCCTCGGCGACCGGCTCCGGCGCCACGGGCGCTTCCAGCTCATCGTCTTCGACGACAGGCGGGTTGGCGCGCCTCTGTTCGCGCTGGCTGTCCAGGCTGATGACCTGGTCGCTTGCTCTTTCGCCGACATTTTCCTCGTCGGTGGGCTTTCTGGGTGAGGTTCCTTCAGACATGGACTTTCTCCCGGTCGAGGGCCGGCTGGGTGCAGGCCTCGAGCAGATTGGATTTGATCAGGCAAAGGGTTTGCAGCAGTTGCCGCTGCGCGTCTGCGGACAGGCCGGTGAAGGCCTCCTCGCGCGTCTTCTGGCCGTTGCTGCGCATCACTTCGATGAGCGGATGGGCCTTCGGGGTCAGATAGAGAAGCCACGCCCGGCGGTCGGCCGGATTGGGCCGACGCTCGATGAAGCCGCGCGCCTGCATCTTGTCGAGCAGCCTTGCGAGCGTGATCGGCATGATCTCGATGAGGTCGGCCAGCTTGTTCTGATGGATGCCCTCACGCAGCGAAAGATAGGCCAGCACCTGCCACTGCGCGCGGGTCAGGCCAAAGGCGCGCGACCGCTGCTCGAACCGCTTCCTGAGCAGGCGCGCGACATCGTGCAGCACAAAGCTGATATTTGGCGAGGTGGACATGGGAGGACTTCGGAGGCTGCGGACAAACTTTCGTGAGCATGCTTATTATCATCATGCACATAATCCTGCTGGACGCGGAGCGCAAGACCGACTAAGGCGCTTGGTAAAAATATCGCATAGGCCAAAACCCGGCCGGGCCGGCCTGGTTTGCGGCAAGGACAAGACGATGAACCGGCTCAAGATCATCATGCTGGCGCTGCTGGCGGGATATGCTTTTCCGGCCGCCGCGAAGGACGCGGTGAGCTGCGGCGGAGCGGCGATGCTGGGTGGCGCGCAGCTCAATTGCAGCCACGTGCAACCCAAGGCGCCGCCGCAATTCTGCACCTTCAGCTGGGCGCTGCACACGACGACCGGCGAGCAGAAAATCGTCGAAGGCAGCTTCTCGCTGCCGCCCGGAGCCTCGAACGTCCAGGTCTATCAGGGCAGCGGTTTCGACAGCGCCCTTTCCAACCCGATCGTGATCTGCCGCGGCAACCATTGAACGGTTGGCGCTGTGGAACGGATCACGTTAGTTTGATCGCGCGCGAACCGCGCCGGAACATGCCTGCGACCATGGAGGGACCGCGATGACCGGACCCAACCCCAACATCAAGCATCCGATTGCGATGCATCCGCGCGTCGGCTTCCTGAAGGGGCTGGTGAGCGCGCCGAATATCGAGATCGGCGACTTCACCTATTACGACGACCCCGATGGTCCCGACAAATTCGCCGGGAAATGCGTGCTGCATCACTACGACTTCATCGGCGACCGGCTGGTGATCGGCAAGTTCTGCGCCATCGCCGAGGGCGCGCGCTTCATCATGAACGGAGCCAACCACGCCATGTCTGGCTTCTCGACCTATCCGTTCAACATCTTCGGCCATGGCTGGGAGGAGGGTTTCGACCCGCGGACATGGTCGAACGAGATCCGCGGCGACACCGTCATCGGCAATGACGTGTGGATCGGCATGGATGCGGTGGTCATGCCGGGCGTCAAGATCGGCCACGGCGCCATCGTCGCCGCGAAATCGGTTGTCACGCACGACGTGCCGCCTTATGCGATCGTCGCCGGCAATGCGGCCAAGGTGGTGAAGATGCGCTTCGATGAATTCACGGTGCGGCGGCTTTTGACGGCTGCATGGTGGGACTGGCCGGTCGACAAGATCAGCCGCAACCTCGATGCCATCCGCGGCGCCGATATTTCCAAGCTGGAGGCAGCGGTTTGAACGCGCCCGATAAGACCCCGAACGAAACGGCGATCAGCCCGGAGCTGTTCACCCGCGGCTGGGTCTTCATCCGCGGCGTGCCGTCGATGAAGTTCCTGCCGCCGGAAGGCCCACCGGAGATCGCCTTCGCCGGCCGCTCCAATGTCGGCAAATCGTCGCTGATCAACGCGCTGGTCGGGCACAAGGGCCTGGCGCGGACGTCGAACACGCCGGGGCGCACGCAGGAGCTTAACTATTTCGTGCCCGACGGCTTTTCCGGCGAAGGCGCCGACCTGCCGCCGATGGCGCTGGTCGACATGCCGGGCTACGGCTATGCCAGCGCGCCTAAGGACAAGGTCGATGAGTGGACGAAACTCATCTACGAGTATCTGCAGGGCCGCGTGACGCTGAAGCGCGTCTATGTGCTGATCGACGCACGCCACGGCATCAAGGCCAAGGACGAGGACGTGCTGACCCTGCTCGACAAGGCGGCCGTGTCCTACCAGGTGGTGCTGACCAAGACCGACAAGATCAAGGCCGCCGGCGTGCCGAGGCTGATCGAGGAGACGCTGGCCAAGATCAAGAAGCGGCCGGCGGCGTTCCCGGTGGTGCTGGCCACCTCATCGGAAAAAGCCGCCGGGCTGGACGAGCTGCGCGCCGCCATCGCCCTGGTGGCGAACGGCGGCTGATTTCGTTGGACCTCAATCCATCTCGTCGCGTTCAGGCTCGCGGTCGCGCCGGCCGGTGAGTATCTCGCGCTTGCCGACATGGTTGGGGGCGCCGACCAGCCCTTCCTTCTCCATGCGCTCGACCAGCGAGGCGGCGCGGTTGTAGCCGACGCCGAGGCGGCGCTGGATGTAGGAGGTCGAGCATTTCTTGTCGCGCTTGACCACCTTGACCGCTTCCTCATAGAGCGCGTCGCCATCCTCCTCGGCGATCGCGCTTTTGTCGAAGACCGGACCGGCGTCGGCTGCTTCCTCGGCTTCCTCCTCGTCGGCGGTGACGGTGTCGAGATATTCGGGACGTCCCTGCGCTTTCAGATGCGCCACGACCTGCTCGACCTCCAGGTCGGACACGAAGGGACCGTGCACGCGCGAAATGCGCCCGCCGCCGGCCATGTGCAGCATGTCGCCCTGGCCGAGGAGCTGCTCGGCGCCCTGCTCGCCGAGGATCGTGCGGCTGTCGATCTTCGACGTCACCTGGAAGGAGATGCGGGTCGGGAAATTGGCCTTGATGGTGCCGGTGATGACGTCGACGGACGGGCGCTGCGTGGCCATGATCAGATGGATGCCGGCGGCGCGCGCCATTTGCGCCAGCCGCTGGATGGCGCCTTCGATCTCCTTGCCGGCGACCATCATCAGGTCGGCCATCTCGTCGACGATGATGACGATGTAGGGCATGGGCGCGAGGTCGATCGCGCGCTCCTCGAACAGCGGCGCGCCGGTGCCTTTCTCGAAGCCTGCCTGCACCTGCATGGTCACGACCTCGCCCTTGTCGCGGGCGCTTGCGGCGCGCTGGTTGTAGCCGTCGATGTTGCGCACGCCGAGGCGCGCCATCTTGCGGTAGCGGTCCTCCATCTCGCGCACCGCCCATTTGAGCGCTGTAACCGCCTTCTTGGGATCGGTGACGACCGGCGTAAGCAGATGCGGGATGCCGTCATAGACCGAGAGTTCGAGCATCTTGGGGTCGACCATGATGAGGCGGCATTCCTGCGGCGTCAGCCTGTAGAGCAGCGACAGGATCATGGTGTTGATGGCGACCGACTTGCCGGAGCCGGTGGTGCCGGCCACCAGCAGATGCGGCATCTTGGCGAGTTCGGCGATGACCGGTTCGCCGCCGATCGTCTTGCCGAGTCCGAGCGCCAGCTTGCATGAGGTGTTGCGGAAACCGGCCGATCCGACCAGCTCGCGGAAATAGACCGTCTCGCGCGTTTCGTTGGGCAGCTCGACGCCGATGACATTGCGGCCCGGCACCACGGCGACACGGGCCGAGACGGCCGACATGGAGCGGGCAATATCGTCGGCCAGGCCGATGACGCGGCTGGATTTCACGCCCGGTGCCGGCTCGAACTCGTAGAGCGCGACGACCGGGCCGGGGCGGACATGGATGATCTCGCCCTTGACGCCGAAATCCTCCAGCACGCTTTCGAGCAGGTCGGCGTTCTGCTCCATGCGCTCCTGCGACATGTAGAAGCCCTGACCTTCCGGCGGCATCTGCAGAAGGTCCTCGGAGGGAAGCTCGTAACCGGCCATCGCGGATAGCGGCACAACCTCGCCGGCCATGGGTAGCGAAGGCGTCCGCCTGGCCGTCCTTGCACTCGACGGGGCGGAAACCGGCACGGGCTCGACAGGCGTCGGCTGGACGGCCGCGAAGGCCGGCGTGGACATCGAGGCAGAGCCAGCATTCGACACGTTGGAGCGCCATTCTATGACCCGGTAAAACGACGTCGCCTCGCTCATGAAGGGGGCATGGGCTTGGCTCGACTGGGCCGCCGGACGATGCGCCGGCATCGGCTTGACCGGCGGTTGCGCCGGAACGGCCGGCGCCTGACCGGCTTCGTTCAAACGCGCCCGTGCCAGGCGCTCGGCGAGGAAGGGCATGCCGAATTCGAAAAAGGCATGATCGGAAAGATAGGACCAGCGCAGTCCGCTTGGGCGCGGTTTTGACGTCGGAGCGGCGGCCGCCTGGGAGAGCGCCGCAGCCGGAGGGATTGCGGCAGGGGCAATCGCGGAAGGCGCGCGGACCGGTCTGGTTTGCATCGGCGCTGCGGCGGGAGCGGCTGTGACGGTAGGGCTTTTGCGGGCCGGAGCGGCAGGTGCCGGCGGCGCGGGCCGGACGGGCTCGGATACCTTGCCATGCGCGGCATCTTCCACCTGCGGGGCGGCGCGCCTGGAGAGATCGGTGTCCGGCGTGCGGGTGAACCGTACATTGGGCGCAAGGAAGAAATAGTCCTGCCATGCCGGGCGGCTGAACTCCCCGCCATCGGCCGATTCGGAGGATGCGGCGCGAGCCGCGTCCGATTCGCCTGCCGGCGCAACGCGCAACGCGACCACCTGCCCCGATTGCGGCTGCGGCTGCGAGGCCCCGCCACCGCGCCCGTCCGTGCCGTGATCGTCTTCGCCGTTATAAGCGGAAGCGCCGGAAAGATTGGCACGGGAAAAGCGCGTGGATGTCATTCTCGAGACTCGCCGATTGAACGTCTCCCGAGACATAGGAAGCGATGGTTAACAGGTCCTTCCGAAAGTGCCTGCCGGACGATGCCGATCGAAATTTTGAGAGGGTCGGCGGACGATCTCGATGACGTCGCTTTCAGCCGTCATTGCCCGCGCCCTCAAAGACGCGGCGAGGCCCTTCAGCCTTGCTTCGCACGCTTTGGGATCCACCTGCCCCGGGGCAGTCAGGCCGATTGCAACGCCTTTTCCTCGGCGAAGAATTTTTCCGTGGCGTAGGCCTTGAGGAAGACGTCGACACCGGAGGTCACGATGTGTTCGATCTCCGCCTGGCTCGGCGCCTTGGTGCGGTAGGAGAAGATGCACTGGCGGAACAGGCCGGCGAGACAGAGCTCGGTGAACTGATAGGCGGCAAGGTCGACATCGTCGATCTTGAGCAGGCCGCGTTCGACGGCTTCAATAAGGAAAGCCATGACCTTGTCGTGGCCGCGCTTCGGGCCGCGCTCGTAGAAGCGCGCGCCGAGCTCCGGGATCCTGTCGGACGCGCCGACCACCGTGCGCTGGGCCTGGATGACCTTGGCCGAGGTGATCTTGACGGAAAGCACGGTGCCAAACTTCACCAGCGTCTTGCGCAGGTCGTCGAAGTGGTCGAGCACCTCATACATATTCTTGAAGATGGTGCCGCGCTCTTCCTCGATGAGAGCCTCGAACAGCTCTTCCTTGTTCTCGAAATAGACGTAGATCGTGCCTTTGGAGACGCCTGCCTCGCGCGTGATGTCGTTCATCGAGGCGGCCTCGAATCCCTTGTCTATGAAGACGCGGCGGGCGCCCTCGATGATCTGGGCCCGTTTTACAGGATCCTGCCCGGCCGCCGGACGGCCCTTGCGCAAGTCGAGCAGATCGCTATCGGCTGTCGTTTCGACCATGGAAGTCATTCCCTAGAAAATATTTCGAACCGCTCGGTTCGATTTCCTCTTGATATGGTCCTCTTTCCGCGCTATGTCAACGGGGAATTCGAACCGAACGGTTCAGTCTGACTGACATTCCAGAGAGATCCCATGTCCTCG includes the following:
- a CDS encoding CatB-related O-acetyltransferase, with product MTGPNPNIKHPIAMHPRVGFLKGLVSAPNIEIGDFTYYDDPDGPDKFAGKCVLHHYDFIGDRLVIGKFCAIAEGARFIMNGANHAMSGFSTYPFNIFGHGWEEGFDPRTWSNEIRGDTVIGNDVWIGMDAVVMPGVKIGHGAIVAAKSVVTHDVPPYAIVAGNAAKVVKMRFDEFTVRRLLTAAWWDWPVDKISRNLDAIRGADISKLEAAV
- the yidC gene encoding membrane protein insertase YidC → MENNRNFFITIALSVLILTLWQVFYMNPRMEQQREQTRVEQQRVEAQKKEAGGGANSGAAGTPAPTAGAIPNAPGGDTVTAASRDQAVAATKRVKIDTPSLEGSINLTGARLDDLKLKHYTETVDKNSPEIQLLNPQALPTGYFAEIGFVGTDKTGAVPSSDTVWSVEGNPTLTPSTPVTLTYTNDKGLTFKRTISVDDNYMFTVSDTVQNSGSAAVSLFNYGRVTRYDKPAVASTYVLHEGLIGVTGTEGLTEYKYAAIEKDKEVKPGKSTDGWLGITDKYWAVTLVPTEKQPFQPRYGYFEDGRHRYQSDFLTDAINVGAGQSATVETEIFAGAKEVAKINAYEADRHIRQFNLLIDWGWFYFITKPMFWLIDTLYKFFGNFGLAILATTVVVKAIFFPLANKSYASMANMKKVQPKMVEIREKYADDKMKQQQAMMELYKTEKINPLAGCWPVALQIPVFFSLYKVLYITIEMRHAPFFGWIHDLAAPDPTSIFNLFGLLPFAAPAFLPHMGAWAVVMGITMFLQMRMNPAPPDPTQAAIFTWMPVIFTFMMGSFPAGLVIYWAWNNTLSILQQGVIMKRQGAKIELWDNLAALFRKKPSPAE
- the yihA gene encoding ribosome biogenesis GTP-binding protein YihA/YsxC — protein: MKFLPPEGPPEIAFAGRSNVGKSSLINALVGHKGLARTSNTPGRTQELNYFVPDGFSGEGADLPPMALVDMPGYGYASAPKDKVDEWTKLIYEYLQGRVTLKRVYVLIDARHGIKAKDEDVLTLLDKAAVSYQVVLTKTDKIKAAGVPRLIEETLAKIKKRPAAFPVVLATSSEKAAGLDELRAAIALVANGG
- a CDS encoding DHA2 family efflux MFS transporter permease subunit, with the protein product MTTASATGASVVANRGAITACVILAVIMQALDTTIANVALPYIQGSVSASADQINWVLTSYIVAAAVMTPPSGYLANRFGRKRILLVAITGFVVASVLCGFAQSLPQIVGFRLLQGLFGAALVPLSQSILLDIYSVEERGSAMALFGVSVMVGPVLGPVIGGWLTENVSWRWVFYINVPIGALAFIGVSMFVQETKLDLKARLDWLGFGMLSIAIASLQMFLDRGEQLNWFSSAEIIVEALVCASAFYIFIVHTFTARDTFVNPRLFLDRNFAVGMVFIFIIGITYLASLALMTPYLQTLMGYPVVTAGIVMGPRGLGTMACMFIVGRLVGKVDTRWLLFIGLAITAWAMYDMTGWTPDVSQWTIISTGFIQGAGLGFLFVPLTTITFATLAPERRSEGTGLYNLSRNIGSSVGISVVTALLTQNQQINHANIATYVTPYNPAFSDPAVSQALSPYTAAGRAALDGLVTLQATIISYVDDFKLMMILSLAAIPLVLLLRKPGTPAKVDHSAVME
- the rpmH gene encoding 50S ribosomal protein L34, with amino-acid sequence MKRTYQPSKLVRKRRHGFRARMATKGGRGVVAARRNRGRKRLSA
- a CDS encoding TetR/AcrR family transcriptional regulator, which translates into the protein MVETTADSDLLDLRKGRPAAGQDPVKRAQIIEGARRVFIDKGFEAASMNDITREAGVSKGTIYVYFENKEELFEALIEEERGTIFKNMYEVLDHFDDLRKTLVKFGTVLSVKITSAKVIQAQRTVVGASDRIPELGARFYERGPKRGHDKVMAFLIEAVERGLLKIDDVDLAAYQFTELCLAGLFRQCIFSYRTKAPSQAEIEHIVTSGVDVFLKAYATEKFFAEEKALQSA
- a CDS encoding DNA translocase FtsK yields the protein MTSTRFSRANLSGASAYNGEDDHGTDGRGGGASQPQPQSGQVVALRVAPAGESDAARAASSESADGGEFSRPAWQDYFFLAPNVRFTRTPDTDLSRRAAPQVEDAAHGKVSEPVRPAPPAPAAPARKSPTVTAAPAAAPMQTRPVRAPSAIAPAAIPPAAALSQAAAAPTSKPRPSGLRWSYLSDHAFFEFGMPFLAERLARARLNEAGQAPAVPAQPPVKPMPAHRPAAQSSQAHAPFMSEATSFYRVIEWRSNVSNAGSASMSTPAFAAVQPTPVEPVPVSAPSSARTARRTPSLPMAGEVVPLSAMAGYELPSEDLLQMPPEGQGFYMSQERMEQNADLLESVLEDFGVKGEIIHVRPGPVVALYEFEPAPGVKSSRVIGLADDIARSMSAVSARVAVVPGRNVIGVELPNETRETVYFRELVGSAGFRNTSCKLALGLGKTIGGEPVIAELAKMPHLLVAGTTGSGKSVAINTMILSLLYRLTPQECRLIMVDPKMLELSVYDGIPHLLTPVVTDPKKAVTALKWAVREMEDRYRKMARLGVRNIDGYNQRAASARDKGEVVTMQVQAGFEKGTGAPLFEERAIDLAPMPYIVIIVDEMADLMMVAGKEIEGAIQRLAQMARAAGIHLIMATQRPSVDVITGTIKANFPTRISFQVTSKIDSRTILGEQGAEQLLGQGDMLHMAGGGRISRVHGPFVSDLEVEQVVAHLKAQGRPEYLDTVTADEEEAEEAADAGPVFDKSAIAEEDGDALYEEAVKVVKRDKKCSTSYIQRRLGVGYNRAASLVERMEKEGLVGAPNHVGKREILTGRRDREPERDEMD
- a CDS encoding MarR family winged helix-turn-helix transcriptional regulator is translated as MSTSPNISFVLHDVARLLRKRFEQRSRAFGLTRAQWQVLAYLSLREGIHQNKLADLIEIMPITLARLLDKMQARGFIERRPNPADRRAWLLYLTPKAHPLIEVMRSNGQKTREEAFTGLSADAQRQLLQTLCLIKSNLLEACTQPALDREKVHV
- the rnpA gene encoding ribonuclease P protein component; its protein translation is MPATGKPKGKTPGRLLKRAEFLAVRGGEKRRGRLFLVEVLDRGDDLAPRVGYTVTKKVGNAVVRNRVRRRLREAVRVHAADDMAPGNDYVIVGREDVLAIPFGQLKAELSRRLRGTR
- a CDS encoding HlyD family secretion protein produces the protein MSEGTSPRKPTDEENVGERASDQVISLDSQREQRRANPPVVEDDELEAPVAPEPVAEAPSAQPKPAAVTVAPPAPVKPRRSLTRPILFALLPVALVAGGYYYVIGGQIMTTDNAYIQAQSLGVSTDVSGTVQEIDVHDNQAVKKGDVLFRLRPASFETALAGAKAQLGTVRNQVLTLQASYQQSLASIDQAQADIPYYESAFQRQQDLLKTSTASKATFDSAQHDLVAARQKVTVAKAQAQAMLAQLGGDAGQPVEQNPFYLQAQSAVDDAQRNLNDSVVKAPFDGIVTNVDALQVGKYLPASQPAFSLVSSTDIWIAAEPKETELTYVRPGQTATISIDGYPGDVWHGTVGSISPASSSSFSLLPAQNTSGNWVKVVQRIPMRVTIDDPDGKPPLRGGMSAVVSIDTGHARGLPDFITNLFKQSGPKS